Proteins from a genomic interval of Trifolium pratense cultivar HEN17-A07 linkage group LG6, ARS_RC_1.1, whole genome shotgun sequence:
- the LOC123891776 gene encoding uncharacterized protein LOC123891776, with translation MEEILTKEEEYIEGSNKVKTLFPKLEELKLLYLPKLECVCSGNYDYDIMVSSMEEDREINKSNNNNIQISFPELKVLELRGVPKLKCFCSGAYDYDIMVSSMEECLNMGTFPHGNVIHAYVCCVQVELQKLKTFKDIDKVLLEYIKGVTVLEIVNCHKLQKCIPSNMMHLFLHLKDLTVGECDFLDEIFESNDCMLMLQCELWSLNLFSLPKLKHIWKNRGQILGFKCLKFIIVKQCNDLEYVFPDVTMVTSLPHLLHIDVRQCEKMKEIIGNNCVQQKANKIIFPSLRFIELKNLPNLKCFGQSSLPSYVELPEFHNIRIEDCQELKTFWDDGIVYTRNFIISMDGSYFDDESDLNEFIQQHSKLQ, from the exons ATGGAGGAGATACTAACAAAGGAAGAAGAATATATAGAAGGAAGCAACAAAGTCAAGACTTTATTTCCTAAGTTGGAGGAATTGAAACTTCTTTATCTTCCTAAGCTGGAATGTGTTTGTTCAGGAAATTATGACTATGATATCATGGTCTCGTCAATGGAAGAGGACAGGGAAATCaataaaagtaataataataacattcaGATTTCATTTCCAGAATTAAAGGTGTTAGAGCTTCGTGGAGTACCGAAGCTCAAATGTTTTTGTTCGGGAGCGTATGACTATGATATCATGGTCTCGTCAATGGAAGAGTGTCTAAATATGGGAACCTTTCCCCATGGAAATGTTATT CATGCATATGTATGTTGTGTGCAGGTAGAATtgcaaaaattaaagacattTAAAGATATTGACAAAGTACTACTTGAATACATCAAAGGAGTAACAGTGCTTGAGATTGTGAATTGTCACAAGCTACAGAAGTGCATCCCATCCAACATGATGCACTTATTCTTACATTTGAAGGATCTCACAGTGGGTGAATGTGACTTCTTAGATGAGATATTCGAATCAAATGATTGCATGTTGATGTTGCAGTGTGAACTATGGTCCTTAAATTTGTTTTCTCTTCCAAAACTGAAGCACATTTGGAAAAACCGTGGTCAAATTTTGGGATTCAagtgtttaaaatttataattgtcAAGCAGTGCAATGATTTGGAATATGTTTTTCCGGATGTTACCATGGTCACAAGCCTTCCACATTTGCTTCATATTGATGTGCGTCAATGCGAGAAGATGAAAGAGATCATTGGGAATAATTGTGTACAACAGAAGGCTAATAAGATCATATTCCCATCATTGCGTTTTATTGAACTAAAAAATCTTCCCAACCTCAAATGTTTCGGTCAAAGTTCTCTCCCTTCCTATGTTGAGTTGCCAGAGTTTCACAATATACGGATTGAAGACTGTCAAGAGTTGAAAACTTTTTGGGACGATGGAATTGTATACACACgaaattttataatttctatgGACGGTTCTTATTTTGACGATGAATCGGATCTGAATGAGTTCATACAACAACACAGTAAATTGCAATGA